The stretch of DNA CCGCGAAGTGCTGCTGCTCGGTAGTTCGCTGAAGCGCGTCGTCAACGTCGCCCAGGATATCGGCCTGATGGAAGGCGTGAAGCCCTTCATCTCCGAGGACGAATACGGCTACATCCCGCGCGACAAGGTCGTCGTCATCCTGACCGGCAGCCAGGGCGAGGCGCGGGCTGCCCTTGCCAAGCTCTCGCGCGACGAGATGCGCAATGTGGCGTTTGCGGCAGGCGATATCGTCGTCTTTTCCTCGCGCGCCATTCCCGGCAACGAGAAGGCGATCCAGGACATCAAGAACGGCCTCGTCGAGCAGGGTGTGCACATCATCACGGATACCGAGGCGCTGGTCCACGTTTCCGGTCATCCGCGCCGCAACGAGTTGCAGCGGATGTATGAGTGGACGCGGCCGAAGATCGTCGTGCCGGTGCATGGCGAGGCAACACATCTGACGGCGCATAAGGAACTTGCCGAGCAATCCGGCATCGCACTGGTGCCGCGAGTGCGCAACGGCGATATCCTACGGTTGGCGCCGGGTCCCGTCGAGGTGATCGGCGAGGCGCCGCATGGCCGGATTTATAAGGACGGCACGCTGATCGGCGATTTCGACGAGATGGGCATCGGCGAGCGCAAGAAGCTCTCCTATGTCGGCCATGTCGCGGTCAACGTCGTGCTCGACGCCCGCTATGACATCGTCGGCGAACCCGACCTCATTTCGATCGGCCTGCCGACCTACGATGACGAGGGCGAGGATATGGAGGATACGCTCTTCGACGCGGCGGTCAGCGCCATCGAGAGCATTCCGCGCGCCCGCCGCAAGGATATCGACATGCTGCAGGAGGCCGTGCGCCGCGCCATCCGCTCGGCCGCGAACAACACCTGGGGCAAGAAACCTCTTGTCACCGCCTTCGTCACCAAGGTCTGACCATGCTCGGCCGGGTCAACCATATCGCCATCGCCGTGCCCGATCTGGCCGCGGCGACGGCCGCCTATCGCGATACGCTGGGCGCTGCCGTATCGCAGCCGCAGACTCTGCCGGAACACGGCGTCACCGTCGTCTTCGTCGAATTGCCGAACACCAAGGTCGAATTGCTGCAACCGTTCGGCGATACTTCGCCGATCGCAGCCTTCCTCGAAAAGAACCCATCCGGTGGCATGCACCACATCTGCTACGAGGTGGACGATATCCTTCTTGCCCGTGACCGGCTGGTCGCGGCGGGCGCAAGGGTGCTTGGCGATGGCCAGCCGAAGATCGGCGCGCATGGCAAGCCGGTACTCTTTCTGCACCCCAAGGATTTCTTCGGCACGCTGATCGAACTCGAACAGGCCTGAGCCCTGCTGCGGCAGAGTGACCCGAGGGCGGCTAAACGTTTCGCCGGCTTTGAATTGGTCGCCATTCCGCCGTATAAGGACGCGATATCAGCGCGGCATCAACGGGAACCATAATGCTCCAGATCGTTCTTCAGGGATTTGCCGTCTACTTCATCATCTGGTGGATGACGCTTTTTGCCGTCCTGCCGATCGGCCTGCGCACCCAGGCGGACGACAACGACGTCGTGCTCGGCACGGTTCCGAGCGCGCCAACCCGGTTTCGCGCCGCTTTCGTGTTTTCGCTGACGACGTTGATTTCGGCCGTGGTCTACGGCCTCTGGTACGTCTGCGACACCTATTTCGGCTGGGGCTTCGATGCGCTGCCGCAACTCGGCCCGAGCTTCTATTAAGCGTGGCTTTTGCTCAAACTTTGAGCAGATGTAAACTTATTGAAAGCGAAATTTCGTCATACCAGTGTCATACTGTTGCGGCAAAGAGCTCTCGTAACGGAATGATGGCCATCCCCTTACGGAAGTCGGCTGGATTTCTGGATGGGATAGGGCCGAAAAGCCAAAAAAAAACAAGGCTAAAAGCCTTGTTTTAAGTATCGCGTGATCTGTAACCGTTGCCGGGGCTGCGACGAGCGCGCCTAAGATCTGATCCTCCCAAGACTTGACCGCGAATTCGGCAAGAATTTAACTTCCTGCCTGTTTTGTGAGCTAAAACTAGCTCAAACATTGGGCTTTGTCATCAGCTTTTTTTGCATTTTTGCTACACTCTAGCAAAATTTTTCTGTTGACAAGATTTTGGTTCAAGTCCTTATAAACACGCGCTTTTTTATGCCCTTTCATTTTGCGGGTGCGAACATGCGCTTCCGGGAGGTTGCCGGCATCCGTTGCGGGTTTCCTTCCTGCCGCGAAGCGGCTATGAACGCTCCCGACATTAACAATGGTCTTTCGATTCCGCCTGCTGCGGGATCTCAACCGCTCCGGAATCCGCCATGCGTCTGTCCCGCTATTTCATGCCCATCCTCAAGGAAAACCCCAAGGAAGCGGAAATCGTCTCCCACCGGCTGATGCTGCGCGCCGGCATGATCCGCCAGCAGTCGCAGGGCATCTATTCCTGGCTGCCGCTCGGCAAGCGCGTGCTCGACAAGGTCAACGCCATTATCCGCGACGAGCAGAACCGCGCCGGCGCCATCGAGCTGTCGATGCCGACCCTGCAATCGGCCGAACTCTGGCAGGAAAGCGGCCGCTACGACGCCTACGGCAAGGAGATGCTGCGCATCAAGGACCGCCAGGATCGGCCGATGCTCTATGGTCCCACCAATGAAGAGATGGTGACGGATATTTTCCGCTCTTCCGTCAAATCCTATAAGGACCTGCCGCTCAATCTCTATCACATCCAGCTGAAGTTCCGCGACGAGATCCGCCCGCGCTTCGGCACCATGCGCTCGCGCGAATTCATGATGAAGGATGCCTATTCCTTCGACCTGACGCGCGAAGGGGCGGAGCATTCCTATAACAAGATGTTCGCCGCCTACCTGCGCACGTTCGACCGGCTCGGCCTGCGCGCCATTCCGATGCGCGCCGACACCGGCCCGATCGGCGGCAAGCTCAGCCATGAGTTCATCATCCTCGCTGACACCGGCGAATCCGAAGTCTTCTGCCACAAGGATTTCGTCGATTTCGATATTCCTGGTGCACACACGGATTTCGACAGTGTCGAGGGCCTGCAGGCGATCTTCGACAAATGGACCTCGCTCTATGCTGCGACCTCGGAAATGCACGACGAGGCGGCCTTCAACGCCGTTCCGGAAGGCGACCGCCTGTCGGCGCGTGGCATCGAGGTCGGCCATATCTTCTATTTCGGCACGAAATATTCCGAGCCGATGGGTGCGAAAGTGCAGGGACCTGATGGCAAGGAACACTTCGTTCACATGGGTTCCTACGGTATCGGCCCGACACGCCTTGTTCCCGCCATCATCGAAGCATCGCATGACGACAACGGAATCATCTGGCCGGCATCGGTCGCTCCCTTCGATATCGTTGTGATCAACATGAAGGCGGGCGATCAGGCCTGTGACGATACTTGCGAGCTGATCTATGCCGCGCTGACCAAGGCCGGCAAGGATGTGCTCTACGACGATACCGATGATCGGGCCGGTACGAAATTCGCGACCGCCGACCTGATCGGTGTGCCCGTCCAGATCATCGCCGGCCCGCGCGCGGTCGCCAACGGCGAAGTTGAAGTGAAGGACCGCAAGACCGGCGCCCGCGAAACGATGACCATCGAAGCGGCGATCAACCGGTTCGTGGCTTAAGGAAACGGAGGCGAAATGGCAGACGCAGCAGTGGACCGGAGTTCAAAATCCGGCTTGGGTCCGGCTGGCAAGCCATTTTCCACCTTCGAACGCCTCGTGGCGTGGCGTTATCTGCGCGCCCGTCGCAAGGAGGCCTTCATCTCGGTGATCGCCGGCTTCTCCTTCGTCGGAATCATGCTGGGCGTTGCGACACTGATCATCGTCATGGCCGTCATGAACGGCTTCCGAACCGAGCTCGTCTCGCGCATCCTCGGCATTAACGGCCACATGATCGTCCAGCCGGTCGACGGCCCCTTCACCGATTATCCTGTCCTCAGCAGCAAGCTCGCCGCGGTGCCGGGCGTCAAGATGGCGCTCCCCTTGGTGGAAGGTCAGGTGCTCGCTTCGGCCCAGGCCGGCGGCAGCACCGGCGCTCTGGTGCGCGGCGCCCGCGCCGAGGACCTGACCAAGCTTAAGACGATCTCTGACAACATCAAATCAGGCGACATGGTGGGTTATGCCTCCGGCCAGGGTGTGCTGATCGGCACCCGCATGGCCGATCAGCTCGGTCTGCGCGTCGGCGACCTCATTACGCTGACGTCACCGGATGGCGACATTACGCCGATGGGCGTCAGCCCTCGCATCAAATCCTACAAGATCTCCGGCCTCTTCGAGATCGGCATGTCGGAATATGACTCCTCGATCATCTTCATGCCGCTCGAGGAAGCGCAGCTCTATTTCAATGCCGAGGGACTGGTGCAGTCGATCGAGCTGTTCGTCGATCACCCTGACGATATCGACAATCTGCGGCCCAAGGTGGAGGAGGCGGCCGGCCGCCAGATCGCCATCACCGACTGGCGCCAGCGCAACCAGACCTTCTTCTCGGCGCTGCAGGTCGAGCGCAACGTCATGTTCATGATCCTGACGCTGATCGTGCTCGTCGCGGCGCTGAACATCATCTCCGGCCTCATCATGCTGGTGAAGGACAAGGGCAGCGATATCGCCATCCTGCGCACCATGGGTGCCAGCGCCGGCGCAA from Rhizobium leguminosarum bv. trifolii WSM1325 encodes:
- a CDS encoding beta-lactamase domain protein (PFAM: beta-lactamase domain protein; RNA-metabolising metallo-beta-lactamase~KEGG: rec:RHECIAT_CH0001692 putative metallo-beta-lactamase family protein); its protein translation is MAKQDELVFLPLGGVGEIGMNLALYGYGPPEHRQWIMVDCGVTFPGPDLPGVDLVLPDIRFLASERKNLKAIIITHAHEDHYGALADLWPGLNVPVYASGFTSGLLEAKRNFEKSKIGEVPVTPFKAGDTINVGPFSIEGVAVNHSIPEPMSLMIRTPVGNVIHTGDWKIDHEPSLGPLTDETRFRQLGDEGVLALMCDSTNALRDGVSPSEKDVSESLRKIIENAEGRVAITTFSSNVGRIRTVAEAAEAAGREVLLLGSSLKRVVNVAQDIGLMEGVKPFISEDEYGYIPRDKVVVILTGSQGEARAALAKLSRDEMRNVAFAAGDIVVFSSRAIPGNEKAIQDIKNGLVEQGVHIITDTEALVHVSGHPRRNELQRMYEWTRPKIVVPVHGEATHLTAHKELAEQSGIALVPRVRNGDILRLAPGPVEVIGEAPHGRIYKDGTLIGDFDEMGIGERKKLSYVGHVAVNVVLDARYDIVGEPDLISIGLPTYDDEGEDMEDTLFDAAVSAIESIPRARRKDIDMLQEAVRRAIRSAANNTWGKKPLVTAFVTKV
- a CDS encoding methylmalonyl-CoA epimerase (KEGG: ret:RHE_CH01621 putative lactoylglutathione lyase protein~TIGRFAM: methylmalonyl-CoA epimerase~PFAM: Glyoxalase/bleomycin resistance protein/dioxygenase), which produces MLGRVNHIAIAVPDLAAATAAYRDTLGAAVSQPQTLPEHGVTVVFVELPNTKVELLQPFGDTSPIAAFLEKNPSGGMHHICYEVDDILLARDRLVAAGARVLGDGQPKIGAHGKPVLFLHPKDFFGTLIELEQA
- a CDS encoding protein of unknown function DUF1467 (PFAM: protein of unknown function DUF1467~KEGG: rec:RHECIAT_CH0001694 hypothetical protein) produces the protein MLQIVLQGFAVYFIIWWMTLFAVLPIGLRTQADDNDVVLGTVPSAPTRFRAAFVFSLTTLISAVVYGLWYVCDTYFGWGFDALPQLGPSFY
- a CDS encoding prolyl-tRNA synthetase (KEGG: rec:RHECIAT_CH0001695 prolyl-tRNA synthetase protein~TIGRFAM: prolyl-tRNA synthetase~PFAM: tRNA synthetase class II (G H P and S); Anticodon-binding domain protein), encoding MRLSRYFMPILKENPKEAEIVSHRLMLRAGMIRQQSQGIYSWLPLGKRVLDKVNAIIRDEQNRAGAIELSMPTLQSAELWQESGRYDAYGKEMLRIKDRQDRPMLYGPTNEEMVTDIFRSSVKSYKDLPLNLYHIQLKFRDEIRPRFGTMRSREFMMKDAYSFDLTREGAEHSYNKMFAAYLRTFDRLGLRAIPMRADTGPIGGKLSHEFIILADTGESEVFCHKDFVDFDIPGAHTDFDSVEGLQAIFDKWTSLYAATSEMHDEAAFNAVPEGDRLSARGIEVGHIFYFGTKYSEPMGAKVQGPDGKEHFVHMGSYGIGPTRLVPAIIEASHDDNGIIWPASVAPFDIVVINMKAGDQACDDTCELIYAALTKAGKDVLYDDTDDRAGTKFATADLIGVPVQIIAGPRAVANGEVEVKDRKTGARETMTIEAAINRFVA
- a CDS encoding lipoprotein releasing system, transmembrane protein, LolC/E family (TIGRFAM: lipoprotein releasing system, transmembrane protein, LolC/E family~PFAM: protein of unknown function DUF214~KEGG: ret:RHE_CH01624 lipoprotein ABC transporter, permease protein), producing MADAAVDRSSKSGLGPAGKPFSTFERLVAWRYLRARRKEAFISVIAGFSFVGIMLGVATLIIVMAVMNGFRTELVSRILGINGHMIVQPVDGPFTDYPVLSSKLAAVPGVKMALPLVEGQVLASAQAGGSTGALVRGARAEDLTKLKTISDNIKSGDMVGYASGQGVLIGTRMADQLGLRVGDLITLTSPDGDITPMGVSPRIKSYKISGLFEIGMSEYDSSIIFMPLEEAQLYFNAEGLVQSIELFVDHPDDIDNLRPKVEEAAGRQIAITDWRQRNQTFFSALQVERNVMFMILTLIVLVAALNIISGLIMLVKDKGSDIAILRTMGASAGAIMRIFFMTGAAIGIVGTVAGVLLGVLVCVNIESVRQFFSWISGTVLFNPQVYFLSQLPAEMDLSETISIVAMALTLSFIATIFPAWRASRLDPVQALRYE